One part of the Halobacteria archaeon AArc-dxtr1 genome encodes these proteins:
- a CDS encoding methyltransferase domain-containing protein: MSETAHSNDSTDSTQAFYGRWARLYDLLARRTPGIVRLRRRAAAACRLDPGDTVVEMGCGTGANLPFLRDAVGPEGAVVGIDVTEPVLQRARRVTADYDNVHVVQADATRPPVEEADAVLATFVVGMLPDPAGAVDDWCDLVGSGGHVVLVNAAASEAWYGPPANVALRVVTVLSTPPTTKLRYERSPTNRLTERVTAAHERLCERSLEIAHETHATGVVRLTGGRID; the protein is encoded by the coding sequence ATGTCCGAGACAGCCCACTCGAACGACTCCACCGACAGTACGCAGGCGTTCTACGGCCGCTGGGCTCGCCTCTATGACCTGCTGGCACGACGGACGCCCGGTATCGTCCGTCTCCGGCGGCGGGCGGCGGCGGCCTGCCGGCTCGACCCTGGCGACACGGTCGTCGAGATGGGGTGTGGGACGGGGGCGAATCTGCCGTTCTTGCGCGACGCTGTCGGCCCGGAGGGAGCCGTCGTCGGAATCGACGTGACCGAGCCGGTCCTCCAGCGCGCGCGCCGAGTGACTGCCGACTACGACAACGTCCACGTGGTTCAAGCAGACGCGACCCGACCACCCGTCGAGGAGGCCGACGCCGTGCTGGCGACGTTCGTGGTCGGGATGCTTCCTGATCCCGCCGGCGCGGTCGACGACTGGTGTGATCTCGTCGGGTCGGGTGGACACGTGGTCCTCGTCAACGCCGCCGCGAGCGAGGCGTGGTATGGACCGCCCGCAAATGTGGCTCTCCGTGTGGTAACGGTCCTTTCGACGCCGCCGACGACGAAGCTCCGATACGAGCGCTCGCCGACGAACCGCCTCACCGAGCGGGTGACCGCGGCCCACGAGCGATTGTGCGAGCGCTCGCTCGAGATCGCTCACGAGACGCACGCAACAGGAGTGGTTCGGCTCACTGGCGGCCGGATCGACTGA